Proteins from a single region of Elusimicrobiota bacterium:
- a CDS encoding response regulator transcription factor, with translation MNPVVPSSRRVLIIDDDPAYGRTVYRALQKRGYAAFHAATGTEGSAQVETFRPHLILLDLYLPDTDGIELYKTFRQDSRTRGVPIILMTGEAFIENVLKAISISLNADEVYSKGNPNLNILMERVQHALAAETPSQPVATDQHIVRRGRISADLVGQKVWVDGQPIPSLGARRFALLCVLLRNEGPTCRADLLREVWAERGNLNLVEVTINRLRQDLERLGAGRIDTTAHGYELICDS, from the coding sequence ATGAACCCCGTCGTCCCGTCGTCCCGCCGCGTCCTCATCATCGATGATGACCCTGCGTATGGGAGAACCGTCTATCGCGCTCTCCAGAAGCGCGGGTACGCGGCTTTCCATGCCGCGACCGGCACGGAGGGATCGGCGCAAGTCGAGACGTTCCGGCCGCACCTCATCTTGCTCGACCTCTACCTTCCCGACACCGACGGCATCGAGCTCTACAAGACCTTCAGGCAAGATTCGCGGACGCGAGGCGTCCCCATCATCTTGATGACCGGCGAGGCGTTCATCGAGAACGTTCTGAAGGCTATCTCGATCAGCTTGAATGCCGACGAGGTCTACTCTAAAGGGAATCCCAATCTGAACATCCTTATGGAGAGGGTCCAGCATGCGTTGGCCGCGGAGACTCCCTCGCAGCCCGTCGCCACCGATCAGCATATCGTGCGCCGAGGAAGGATTTCGGCAGATTTGGTCGGTCAGAAGGTTTGGGTCGACGGCCAGCCGATTCCTTCTCTGGGCGCTCGGCGTTTCGCGCTCCTCTGCGTCTTGCTGCGCAACGAGGGACCCACCTGTCGGGCGGACCTCCTTAGGGAGGTGTGGGCGGAGCGGGGGAACCTGAACCTGGTGGAGGTCACGATCAACCGCTTGCGCCAGGACCTGGAACGGCTCGGTGCTGGGCGCATCGACACCACGGCGCATGGGTATGAGTTGATTTGCGATAGCTGA